One genomic window of Coffea eugenioides isolate CCC68of chromosome 1, Ceug_1.0, whole genome shotgun sequence includes the following:
- the LOC113748692 gene encoding uncharacterized protein At5g01610-like: MTMDSRTTTTTLCIFFVSLALLSSSPAMSDDGTTPTVYQVLQEYGFPVGILPEGVTSYELDRSTGKFTVYLDETCSFTIDGYNIRYKSKVTGVISYQRLTDLSGVQVKVLFFWLSIGEVTLDGDELDFSVGIASADFHVDNFYESPQCGCGFDCVNAVGDGIGMYGSGSKFNWRRLFYPS, encoded by the coding sequence ATGACCATGGATTCAAGAACCACGACGACGACGTTGTGCATCTTCTTCGTCTCCCTAGCACTCTTGTCAAGTTCGCCGGCGATGAGCGACGACGGTACTACTCCAACAGTGTACCAAGTGTTGCAAGAGTACGGGTTCCCTGTGGGTATTCTACCGGAGGGGGTGACTAGCTATGAACTGGACAGGAGCACCGGCAAGTTTACCGTCTACTTGGACGAGACTTGCAGCTTCACCATAGATGGCTACAATATCAGGTACAAGTCAAAAGTAACGGGGGTCATATCCTATCAACGTCTCACGGACTTGAGCGGTGTCCAAGTCAAGGTCCTCTTCTTTTGGCTGAGCATTGGAGAGGTGACCCTGGACGGAGACGAGCTGGACTTCTCCGTTGGGATCGCTTCTGCTGATTTTCATGTGGACAACTTTTATGAGAGTCCCCAGTGTGGCTGTGGATTTGACTGCGTCAACGCCGTTGGGGACGGAATCGGAATGTACGGAAGCGGCTCCAAGTTTAATTGGAGGCGCCTTTTCTATCCTTCTTGA
- the LOC113777062 gene encoding uncharacterized protein At5g01610-like: MNCSILLVVFFLSSLTVYDNPPLLVSAASHGASSAYEILQSYDFPVGLLPKGATGYDLDEETGKFNAYFNKSCSFSLEGSYQLKYNSKVSGYISKDKLSRLTGVSVKVFFIWLNILEVTRNGDDLQFSVGIASADFPVDNFDLIPQCGCGLNCDGETRKILRSPFVSSI; the protein is encoded by the coding sequence ATGAACTGTTCGATTCTCCTAGttgtctttttcctttcttccttgaCGGTATACGATAACCCACCGCTGCTGGTCTCCGCCGCAAGCCACGGTGCGTCCAGCGCCTACGAAATCCTCCAATCCTATGACTTTCCCGTGGGCCTCCTCCCTAAAGGCGCCACCGGCTATGATCTGGATGAGGAAACCGGTAAATTCAATGCTTACTTTAACAAGTCTTGCAGCTTTTCGTTGGAGGGTTCGTATCAATTGAAGTATAATTCCAAGGTCAGTGGTTACATATCCAAGGACAAGCTCTCGAGGCTCACCGGCGTTAGCGTCAAGGTTTTCTTTATCTGGCTCAACATTTTGGAGGTTACTCGGAACGGCGATGACCTTCAGTTTTCCGTTGGGATTGCCTCCGCAGATTTCCCAGTTGATAATTTCGATCTTATTCCGCAGTGTGGGTGCGGATTGAATTGCGATGGGGAAACTAGGAAGATTCTCAGGAGTCcttttgtttcttcaatttAG
- the LOC113781066 gene encoding mediator of RNA polymerase II transcription subunit 28, with the protein MADRQSVDQQQHALDSQSPPASKDDMIACVTALEAALLPCLPARELQAIDRSPHPSHQIDVERHARDFMEAAKNLQLHFISLQREDQPSKAETLRKEIATMEEELKLKNELIDRQERLIHDWRKGLKDQLEKHNSELERV; encoded by the exons ATGGCTGACAGGCAATCAGTTGATCAACAGCAGCATGCACTTGATTCACAGTCTCCTCCTGCATCTAAGGACGACATGATTGCCTGTGTCACAGCCTTAGAGGCTGCTTTGCTTCCATGCCTGCCTGCCAGAGAACTCCAAGCAATAGATCGTTCTCCTCATCCTTCTCATCAGA TTGATGTGGAGCGGCATGCCAGAGATTTTATGGAGGCTGCAAAGAACCTCCAGCTTCATTTTATAAGCTTGCAACGGGAAGATCAGCCTTCCAAAGCTGAAACCCTTCGAAAG GAGATTGCTACGATGGAAGAAGAGTTAAAGTTGAAGAATGAACTTATCGATCGGCAAGAGAGGCTGATTCATGATTGGAGGAAAGGGTTGAAGGATCAACTAGAAAAGCACAACAGTGAGTTAGAAAGAGTGTAG
- the LOC113759225 gene encoding protein SENESCENCE-ASSOCIATED GENE 21, mitochondrial: MARSFPNAKLISAFVAQRISVAASRRGYAAGASQGAVPGSMRGGSNANMMRKKGGEESSSKTTSWVPDPVTGYYRPETHAAEIDAAELRNMLLKHKN, from the exons ATGGCACGCTCCTTCCCCAACGCAAAGCTCATCTCAGCTTTCGTTGCCCAAAGGATCTCTGTCGCTGCGAGCAG GCGGGGATATGCAGCAGGTGCATCACAGGGAGCGGTGCCTGGTAGCATGAGAGGAGGAAGCAACGCGAACATGATGCGGAAGAAAGGAGGGGAAGAGTCGAGCAGCAAGACCACCTCGTGGGTGCCGGACCCCGTGACCGGATATTACAGGCCTGAGACACACGCCGCCGAGATTGATGCTGCTGAGCTCCGCAACATGCTCTTGAAGCacaagaattga
- the LOC113781057 gene encoding U1 small nuclear ribonucleoprotein A, producing the protein MAELTAATPGTDIPQNQTIYINNLNEKIKLDELKKSLKAVFSQFGKIVEVLAFKTLKHKGQAWVVFEDVSSAPSALRQMQGFPFYDKPMRIQYAKTKSDVVAKADGTFVPREKRKKSDDRGRKKKDQHDANQPGMGLHPAYTSPYGATPPLSQLPYMAGSKAAMPEAPAPPNNILFVQNLPHQTTPMMLQMLSCQYPGFKEVRMVEAKPGIAFVEYENEIQSTVAMQALQGFKITADNPMLITYAKK; encoded by the exons ATGGCGGAGCTGACGGCGGCAACCCCAGGGACTGATATTCCTCAAAATCAGACTATTTACATTAACAATCTAAACGAGAAAATCAAGCTCGACG AGCTGAAGAAATCACTGAAAGCAGTTTTCTCACAATTCGGAAAGATAGTGGAAGTATTAGCGTTCAAAACCCTCAAACACAAAGGACAGGCTTGGGTGGTATTCGAGGACGTTTCTTCTGCTCCCAGTGCGCTTCGCCAAATGCAGGGCTTTCCATTCTACGACAAGCCTATG AGAATACAATATGCAAAGACAAAATCAGATGTCGTAGCAAAGGCCGATGGCACTTTTGTACCtcgagaaaaaagaaagaagagcgATGACAGAG GGAGGAAGAAAAAGGACCAGCATGATGCAAATCAACCTGGGATGGGTCTCCATCCTGCATATACTAGTCCCTATGGGGCAACACCTCCG TTGTCACAGCTACCATACATGGCTGGTTCTAAAGCTGCTATGCCTGAGGCTCCTGCACCACCAAATAATATTCTGTTTGTCCAGAATCTCCCTCACCAGACGACTCCAATGATGCTGCAGATGCTCTCCTGTCAATATCCTGGCTTTAAAGAAGTTAGGATGGTTGAAGCGAAACCTGGTATTGCTTTTGTTGAGTATGAAAATGAGATACAATCAACTGTTGCGATGCAGGCACTTCAAGGTTTCAAGATCACAGCAGATAATCCCATGTTAATAACTTATGCAAAGAAGTAA
- the LOC113777532 gene encoding exocyst complex component SEC15B, with amino-acid sequence MHSSKMRRKVVPASTDNGDSADKQDQLLLSAAICNGEDLGPFVRKAFATGKPETLLHHLRHFSRSKESEIEDVCRAHYQDFIMAVDDLRSLLSDVDSLKSSLSISNSQLQSVALPLLTSLDSFVEARNKCKNITLAIESLRTCAQLVELCSRANFHLSNNNFYMALKCVDSIERELLKKMPSSTLRRMLEKQIPEIRAHIERKVSKEFGDWLVEIRIVSRNLGQLAIGQASAARQREEELRIKQRQAEEQSRLSLRDCVYALEEEDDEGLDGFSENNREGYGNGGAGALGFDLMPLYRAHHIHQTLGLEDRFRQYYFENRKLQLTSDFQVSSMTPFLESHQTFLAQIAGFFIVEDRVLRTGGGLISKMEVENLWDTAVSKMCSVLEDQFSRMQTANHLLLIKDYVSLLGVTLRRYGYPTDALLDVLSKHRDKYHELLLSDCRKQIAEALAADKLEQMYMKKEYEYSMNVLSFQLQTSNLMPAFPYVAPFSSTVPDCCRIVRSFIEDSVSFMSYGGQLEFYDVVKKYLDRLLAEVLDGALLKIINTSVNGVTQAMQMAANMAVFERACDFFFCHAAQLSGIPLRMAERGRKQFPLTKARDAAEEMLSGLLKQKVDGFLTLIENVNWMADDTLQGGNEYANEVIIFLETLVSTAQQILPVEVLKRVLQDVLSHISEMIVGALLGESVKRFNVNAIMGLDVDIRMLESFAENQATLLSDADANELKTALVESRQLINLLLSNHPENFLNPVIRERSYNALDYRKVVAISEKLRDQSDRLFGSFGTRGAKQNTKKKSLDALIKRLKDVN; translated from the coding sequence ATGCACTCGTCCAAGATGCGCCGGAAAGTAGTTCCGGCTTCAACTGACAACGGCGATTCCGCCGACAAACAAGACCAGCTCCTCCTCTCTGCTGCCATCTGCAACGGCGAGGACTTAGGCCCCTTCGTCCGCAAGGCCTTCGCCACCGGTAAACCCGAGACCCTCCTTCACCACCTCCGACACTTCTCCCGATCCAAAGAGTCCGAAATCGAGGACGTTTGTAGGGCCCACTACCAAGACTTCATCATGGCAGTCGACGACCTCCGCTCCCTCCTCTCCGACGTCGATTCCCTAAAATCCTCTCTCTCCATTTCCAACTCCCAGCTTCAGTCCGTCGCCCTCCCCTTGCTCACCTCCCTGGATTCCTTCGTCGAGGCCCGCAACAAATGCAAGAACATCACTCTCGCCATCGAATCTCTTCGGACCTGTGCTCAATTAGTCGAGCTCTGCTCCCGAGCCAATTTTCATCTCTCCAACAACAACTTCTACATGGCCCTCAAGTGCGTGGACTCGATTGAGCGTGAGCTTCTGAAAAAGATGCCGTCGTCTACTCTCCGGCGCATGCTGGAGAAGCAGATCCCGGAGATTCGAGCTCATATAGAGAGGAAAGTAAGCAAGGAGTTCGGGGACTGGCTGGTGGAGATTCGAATAGTGAGTCGGAATCTGGGTCAACTCGCGATTGGGCAAGCCTCAGCTGCTAGGCAGAGAGAGGAGGAGCTCAGGATCAAGCAGAGGCAAGCCGAGGAGCAGAGTCGTCTGAGTCTTCGGGACTGCGTTTACGCGCTtgaggaagaagatgatgaaggGCTAGACGGATTCAGCGAGAATAACAGGGAAGGCTATGGTAACGGTGGGGCAGGGGCtttgggatttgatttgatgcCCTTGTACCGAGCCCATCATATTCACCAGACTCTTGGGCTGGAGGATCGTTTCAGGCAGTATTATTTCGAAAACCGGAAGCTTCAATTAACTTCGGATTTTCAGGTATCTTCAATGACCCCTTTTCTCGAATCGCATCAAACCTTTTTGGCTCAAATTGCCGGGTTCTTTATAGTTGAGGATAGAGTTTTGAGGACTGGTGGGGGGTTAATTTCGAAGATGGAGGTTGAGAATTTGTGGGATACTGCTGTGAGCAAAATGTGTTCCGTTTTAGAGGATCAATTCTCTAGAATGCAGACAGCTAATCATCTGCTACTGATAAAGGATTATGTGAGTTTGCTTGGCGTTACGTTGCGGAGATATGGTTATCCTACTGATGCTTTGCTTGATGTTTTGAGCAAGCACAGGGATAAGTATCATGAGCTCTTGTTGTCTGATTGTCGTAAGCAGATTGCCGAGGCTCTTGCCGCGGATAAGCTTGAGCAGATGTATATGAAGAAAGAGTATGAATATTCCATGAACGTTCTCTCGTTTCAGTTACAAACTTCTAATCTTATGCCCGCATTCCCTTATgttgcaccattttcttccacCGTGCCTGATTGCTGTAGAATTGTGCGGTCATTCATTGAGGATTCGGTGAGTTTCATGTCGTATGGCGGACAGCTCGAGTTCTATGATGTGGTGAAGAAGTATTTGGATAGGCTCTTGGCTGAAGTTCTGGATGGGGCTTTATTGAAGATCATTAATACTTCAGTTAACGGGGTTACTCAGGCAATGCAGATGGCAGCGAATATGGCTGTATTTGAGCGTGCTTGTGACTTCTTTTTTTGCCATGCTGCACAACTTTCAGGAATTCCTTTAAGAATGGCCGAAAGGGGCAGGAAGCAGTTTCCTCTAACGAAAGCTCGTGATGCAGCTGAGGAGATGCTCTCTGGGTTGCTTAAGCAGAAGGTCGATGGATTTTTGACTCTAATTGAGAATGTGAACTGGATGGCCGATGATACTCTACAGGGTGGTAATGAATATGCGAATGAGGTGATTATATTTCTAGAAACTCTCGTCTCTACTGCTCAGCAGATTTTGCCGGTTGAGGTTCTTAAGAGGGTTCTGCAAGATGTTCTTTCTCACATATCTGAGATGATCGTTGGAGCTTTACTTGGGGAATCAGTTAAGAGATTTAACGTAAACGCTATTATGGGACTTGATGTGGATATCCGGATGTTGGAATCATTTGCTGAGAACCAAGCTACACTTTTGTCTGATGCAGATGCAAATGAGTTGAAAACAGCACTTGTTGAGTCAAGGCAATTGATTAACTTGCTCTTGAGCAATCATCCTGAGAACTTCTTAAATCCAGTTATCCGAGAGAGAAGTTATAATGCTTTGGACTACCGCAAAGTAGTGGCCATTTCAGAGAAGTTAAGGGATCAATCCGACAGGCTGTTTGGGTCATTTGGAACAAGGGGAGCGAAGCAGAATACGAAGAAGAAATCTCTAGATGCATTGATAAAACGACTGAAAGATGTGAATTAA
- the LOC113750200 gene encoding uncharacterized protein At5g01610-like, whose protein sequence is MKRAEYYWGGSSFLKPKGIQSMSSWLTLLCLCPFCLCAYSGKEKPSAYEALEQYDFPVGLLPQGATGYDLKPNTGEFSAHLNGTCSFWLTNLYKLRYKSTISGVISKDRLTKLRGVSVEVLKLSLKIVEVRRNGEDLEFSVGITSAKFPVRDFEVSPRCGCGFKCVTGGGDWKNNWYLSSSLHY, encoded by the coding sequence atgaagagagCAGAATATTATTGGGGTGGTAGTAGTTTTCTTAAGCCAAAAGGTATCCAATCCATGTCATCGTGGTTGACCCTACTCTGCCTCTGCCCCTTTTGCCTATGTGCTTATTCTGGAAAGGAGAAGCCTTCGGCTTACGAAGCTCTTGAGCAATACGACTTTCCTGTGGGTCTTCTTCCACAGGGTGCAACCGGCTATGATTTGAAGCCCAACACCGGTGAGTTCTCGGCTCATCTAAATGGCACCTGCAGCTTTTGGCTGACGAATTTATACAAGCTGAGGTACAAGTCCACCATATCCGGAGTGATATCGAAGGATCGGCTCACCAAACTCAGAGGTGTTAGCGTTGAAGTGCTGAAGCTGTCGTTGAAGATAGTGGAGGTAAGACGGAATGGGGAAGATCTTGAGTTCTCGGTTGGTATCACCTCCGCCAAGTTTCCGGTCCGTGATTTTGAGGTGTCTCCCCGGTGTGGATGTGGGTTTAAATGTGTTACAGGTGGTGGTGATTGGAAAAATAACTGGTATCTGTCTTCGTCTTTACACTACTGA
- the LOC113764726 gene encoding 60S ribosomal protein L18-2: MGIDLKAGGKSKKTKRTAPKSDDIYLKLLVKLYRFLVRRTGSKFNAVILKRLFMSKINKPALSLSRLITYTKGKEDKIAVVVGTVTDDTRVYEVPCLKVTALRFTETARARIEKAGGECLTFDQLALRAPLGQNTVLLRGPKNSREAVKHFGPAPGVPHSHTKPYVRSAGRKFERARGRRNSRGFRV; the protein is encoded by the exons ATG GGTATCGATCTAAAAGCCGGAGGTAAGAGCAAGAAGACGAAGCGGACTGCCCCCAAATCCGATGATATATACTTGAAGCTGCTGGTGAAGTTGTACCGGTTCCTTGTGAGGAGGACCGGTAGCAAGTTCAATGCAGTGATACTGAAGAGGTTGTTCATGAGCAAGATTAACAAGCCTGCTCTTTCGCTTTCACGCTTGATCACTTACACCAAGGGCAAG GAGGACAAGATTGCAGTGGTTGTTGGGACTGTCACGGATGATACTCGTGTGTATGAAGTTCCTTGCCTGAAGGTTACCGCACTTAGATTTACTGAGACTGCGAGGGCTAGGATTGAGAAGGCAGGAGGAGAATGCTTGACTTTTGACCAGCTCGCACTCAGGGCTCCTCTTGGCCAGAACACG GTACTTCTTAGAGGGCCTAAGAATTCTCGTGAAGCAGTGAAGCACTTTGGACCAGCACCTGGAGTACCACACAGCCACACCAAGCCATATGTTCGATCCGCGGGAAGGAAATTTGAGCGAGCTAGAGGAAGAAGAAATAGCAGAGGATTCAGAGTTTAA